The proteins below come from a single Drosophila teissieri strain GT53w chromosome 3L, Prin_Dtei_1.1, whole genome shotgun sequence genomic window:
- the LOC122615494 gene encoding uncharacterized protein LOC122615494, whose amino-acid sequence MSSEASGSITIKEEASTSGTATNIPVEAGEAEAKKPEIGADKAESQTEAEGGKAAETAETHLKRLQNLRKELGYLSETDWMYESLDKKAAQ is encoded by the exons ATGTCCAGCGAAGCATCCGGAAGTATTACCATCAAAGAAGAAGCATCCACGAGCGGTACGGCCACCAATATTCCCGTAGAAGCCGGCGAAGCAGAG GCTAAGAAACCCGAGATCGGAGCTGACAAGGCGGAATCGCAGACCGAAGCCGAGGGCGGGAAGGCAGCGGAGACGGCGGAGACCCACTTAAAGCGACTGCAGAATCTGCGCAAGGAATTGGGCTACCTCAGCGAAACCGACTGGATGTACGAGAGTCTCGACAAGAAAGCAGCGCAGTAG
- the LOC122615751 gene encoding cyclin-J, whose protein sequence is MEQNVAAEQNIFVVDHKLKKTSQQADVERLAKTHWLSDYARDIFLTMREQELRRRPMFFLSPQLSERQRMLQLLKLVTRTHKLSRCALHLAVYYMDRFVDHYKIRPDKLFLVAITCLHIAAQIENTDAFIPHYSEMNRMVKNAYTAFEYKAVERKILCFLNFELVRPTTASFVELFACSFLTRSDFKNYTEMLDECERNHYIHPYQRYISFEEMLSMLAQLLLRMADYTLHISRFANDLPSLLAAACIAAVRQVSGVRCWSQYLVGLTSYTKAQVEPYMNILTDYHYYQIIQPDYDCPSIQTNQNLASPDSGFEESFTENTKLVVSDEVVTVETYNIITVQLQDPPPHSTTFLPKEQTNLKRPRFEDDPENPHPLKHAKVESDPKD, encoded by the exons ATGGAGCAGAATGTGGCTGCCGAGCAGAACATCTTCGTCGTCGACCACAAATTGAAGAAGACTTCCCAGCAAGCAGATGTCGAG cGCCTGGCTAAGACGCATTGGCTCAGCGACTATGCCCGGGATATATTTTTGACCATGAGGGAGCAAGAACTCCGCCGGCGGCCGATGTTTTTCCTTTCGCCGCAATTGAGCGAGCGACAAAgaatgctgcagttgctcaaACTGGTGACCCGCACCCACAAGCTCAGTCGCTGTGCTCTGCACCTGG CCGTTTACTATATGGATCGCTTTGTTGATCACTACAAAATCCGTCCGGACAAGCTGTTCCTGGTGGCCATCACCTGTCTTCACATCGCAGCGCAGATCGAAAACACCGATGCATTTATTCCGCACTACAGCGAAATGAACAGAATGGTGAAGAACGCCTATACGGCATTCGAGTACAAGGCTGTGGAAAGGAAGATCCTGTGCTTCCTCAACTTCGAGCTGGTGCGTCCCACAACAGCCAGTTTTGTGGAGCTGTTCGCCTGCAGTTTTCTCACTCGCTCCGATTTTAAAAACTACACCGAGATGTTGGATGAGTGCGAGAGGAACCATTACATCCACCCGTATCAGCGATATATAAGCTTCGAAGAGATGCTGTCTATGTTGGCTCAGTTGCTGCTTCGCATGGCGGATTACACATTGCACA TTTCCAGATTTGCCAATGATCTGCCATCGCTTTTGGCAGCCGCCTGTATTGCTGCAGTTCGCCAGGTCAGCGGGGTCCGGTGCTGGTCGCAGTACCTCGTTGGGCTGACCTCTTACACCAAGGCCCAAGTGGAGCCGTACATGAACATCCTGACCGACTATCATTATTACCAGATTATTCAGCCCGATTACGACTGTCCCTCCATTCAGACCAACCAGAATCTAGCCAGTCCTGATTCTGGATTTGAGGAGTCCTTCACTGAAAACACAAAGTTGGTGGTCTCTGATGAAGTGGTCACAGTAGAGACCTACAACATTATCACCGTGCAGCTGCAGGATCCACCACCACATTCCACAACATTCCTTCCCAAAGAGCAAACCAATTTGAAGCGGCCGCGCTTTGAAGATGATCCGGAAAACCCCCACCCATTGAAACACGCCAAAGTGGAAAGTGATCCCAAAGATTAG
- the LOC122615493 gene encoding probable RNA helicase armi — MFTYVRKFFTNPDRDREDILECLDRENRFLDQKLMEEKEDNQLKANTYEMDAVLGNTIGQLTQGLSEMDINKEGSCTARKGVLTSLASDGGVIDKDVFFESKVAGNIFLELHVGCVVEYLTFTTGDTLRVVKVTRILEHCWEDTNENKIEQALDNLKNEKPTYFNTETRSVLGLISQRLASSIEVETEYGQLTVELDNIEMNFIPTTGDRVRLECNIQLDDGFVDKQGEILQVTKMFPTRIEDGEKCIVERVYTDLAVLGPETYVLKADVPTGTDLHLGDFVLADLIECQYSKFTRRAIKITPLEKNFGATKVIQQGSLASSSSGQAVTLTGVNRFITTELWQKQNVSLKLTNNLSRTLRLESISVCNDSESQLSVVTPLESMEIGSGCEITIIFEIHTQFLGEAIENFELNFDRFKVRRVFTVIVCKTQEEAAEAEKRMIAAEALMAPGRNIHQRSRFYANQVWGNKVDVIPGQHAVTKRRFVALRLGFFEVPEKLRQLYLTIERRQEMFDAIEQHHPCLTEPLSVNNYMQRFSLFLHLEEIECFVNFRNYDRDRAHFLRDGEFLALQIENLAERRPSLVVGDTVRAINPWADPDSRSNKSYEGIIHKVLFNRVLLKFHASFQEKYNGEDYRLEFYFSRYTYRKQHHAISTIVRVMGEDFLFPSKVTKRENPQLDVHMKGDDMYLYDSKLPWYNQSLNSIQKRAVFNILRGEAQDIPYVIFGPPGTGKTVTLVETILQLVRNLPGARILVGTPSNSSADLVTKRLIDSKALLQGDFIRLVSQNQVERDLIPPELMSYCATTDVGAVGTCEDKMVVTESGLKLRCQAKFMGTHRITISTCTTLGNFLQMGFPPGHFTHVLFDEAGQSTEPETMIPTVMLTKKRCQVILSGDPRQLQPIITNRFAATRGFSISFLERLLERSPYRRDLQRYPDSSGYNPAVLTKLLYNYRALPSIMSIYSKLFYDDELIPVVSEKDSRESRLLSTLRCVFEPENDMPRAHGTFFYGITGENRQENDSPSWYNPQEVKEVFLMTIALYRANVTADQIGILTPYMKQVKMLRNMFIGTDVVMPKIGSVEEFQGQERDIMLISTVRSSESILRMDARLSLGFVRCGKRMNVAISRARAMMIIFGNPHLLAVDESWRQLILFCANNNAYFGCDLPQSVVNQEDEDPVRLETFVP, encoded by the exons ATGTTCACATACGTTCGCAAGTTTTTCACCAACCCGGATCGTGACCGGGAGGATATCTTGGAGTGCTTGGATCGGGAGAATCGCTTTCTAGATCAAAAACTAatggaggagaaggaggataATCAGCTTAAGGCGAATACATACGAAATGGATGCGGTTTTAGGCAACACGATCGGTCAACTTACGCAGGGACTTTCGGAAATGGACATCAATAAGGAGGGTTCTTGCACAGCCAGAAAGGGAGTGCTCACCAGTCTAGCCAGCGATGGTGGAGTCATCGACAAAGACGTTTTCTTCGAAAGCAAGGTGGCAGGGAATATCTTTTTGGAGCTACACGTCGGATGTGTAGTGGAATATTTGACTTTTACGACGGGGGACACCTTGCGGGTGGTCAAGGTGACGCGTATCCTTGAGCACTGCTGGGAAGATACAAACGAAAATAAG ATTGAACAAGCTTTGGATAACctaaaaaacgaaaagccCACCTACTTTAACACCGAAACAAGGAGCGTTTTGGGCTTGATTAGCCAGCGTCTGGCATCTTCCATAGAAGTGGAAACGGAATACGGACAGCTTACGGTCGAGCTAGACAATATCGAGATGAACTTCATCCCAACGACAGGAGATCGAGTGCGTCTAGAGTGTAACATTCAGCTGGATGATGGTTTTGTGGACAAACAAGGAGAAATCCTGCAGGTGACCAAGATGTTCCCCACGCGCATTGAAGATGGTGAAAAGTGCATTGTGGAACGCGTATACACGGATCTAGCTGTGCTGGGTCCGGAAACATACGTTCTAAAGGCGGACGTGCCCACCGGCACGGATCTTCATCTGGGCGACTTTGTGCTCGCCGATCTCATCGAGTGCCAGTAT TCAAAATTTACGAGACGCGCTATTAAGATTACTCCGCTGGAGAAGAATTTTGGGGCAACCAAGGTTATTCAGCAGGGAAGTTTGGCATCATCCAGCAGTGGACAAGCAGTGACGCTGACTGGTGTAAATCGCTTTATAACCACAGAACTTTGGCAGAAACAGAATGTGTCTCTAAAACTGACGAACAACCTAAGTCGCACTTTGCGCCTGGAGAGCATTTCTGTCTGCAATGACAGTGAGTCACAATTGAGCGTGGTGACGCCTCTCGAATCCATGGAAATAGGCAGCGGCTGCGAAATAACGATAATCTTCGAGATCCACACGCAATTTCTGGGGGAAGCAATCGAAAATTTCGAGCTGAATTTCGATCGATTTAAAGTGAGACGCGTCTTCACAGTGATCGTGTGCAAAACCCAAGAGGAAGCTGCTGAAGCTGAGAAACGTATGATAGCAGCTGAAGCTCTGATGGCTCCAGGACGTAACATCCACCAGAGGTCCCGATTCTACGCCAACCAAGTTTGGGGCAACAAGGTGGATGTGATCCCAGGACAACACGCGGTTACCAAGCGCAGATTTGTGGCCCTGCGTTTGGGTTTCTTTGAG GTGCCCGAGAAGTTGCGGCAACTTTATTTGACCATTGAACGGCGACAAGAAATGTTCGATGCCATCGAGCAGCACCATCCATGCCTCACTGAACCTCTTAGCGTTAATAACTATATGCAGCGTTTCAGCTTGTTCCTACACCTCGAGGAGATCGAGTGCTTCGTAAACTTCCGCAACTACGACAGGGACCGAGCCCATTTTCTGCGTGACGGAGAGTTCCTTGCGCTGCAGATCGAGAATCTAGCCGAGCGTCGTCCCTCGCTGGTCGTGGGCGATACTGTGCGAGCCATTAACCCTTGGGCGGATCCCGATTCCCGGAGCAACAAGTCCTACGAGGGCATTATCCATAAGGTGCTCTTCAATCGGGTACTACTCAAATTTCACGCCAGTTTCCAGGAGAAATATAATGGCGAGGATTATCGACTAGAGTTCTACTTCTCGCGCTACACTTATCGCAAGCAGCATCATGCCATCTCCACAATTGTAAGAGTAATGGGCGAGGATTTCCTGTTTCCCAGTAAGGTAACCAAGCGCGAGAACCCCCAGCTGGATGTCCATATGAAGGGTGATGACATGTACCTGTACGATTCGAAATTACCGTGGTATAATCAGTCGCTCAATTCTATCCAAAAACGAGCTGTTTTTAATATCCTGCGCGGTGAGGCGCAGGACATTCCTTATGTAATCTTTGGGCCTCCGGGCACTGGAAAAACGGTTACCCTGGTTGAGACAATACTCCAGTTGGTTAGGAATCTGCCTGGTGCCCGAATCTTGGTGGGAACACCATCAAACAGCTCAGCGGATTTGGTGACAAAGAGACTCATCGATAGCAAAGCTCTGCTCCAGGGGGATTTTATTCGCCTCGTGTCGCAAAATCAAGTGGAGAGAGACTTGATTCCTCCAGAACTGATGAGCTACTGCGCCACAACTGATGTCGGTGCTGTGGGCACTTGCGAGGACAAA atGGTGGTCACCGAGTCGGGATTGAAGCTTCGCTGCCAAGCAAAGTTTATGGGTACTCATCGAATTACCATCTCCACCTGCACTACATTGGGAAACTTTTTACAAATGGGTTTTCCACCGGGTCATTTTACTCACGTACTTTTCGATGAGGCAGGTCAATCCACTGAACCAGAAACAATGATACCCACTGTAATGCTAACGAAGAAACGCTGTCAAGTTATTTTGTCAGGTGATCCTCGCCAACTGCAGCCTATTATCACCAATCGTTTTGCCGCGACAAGAGGTTTTTCCATATCCTTCCTGGAGAGATTGCTGGAACGCTCGCCATATCGAAGGGATCTTCAGAGATATCCCGATAGCTCGGGCTACAATCCAGCTGTGCTGACCAAATTATTATACAATTACCGAGCATTACCATCGATTATGAGCATTTATAGCAAGCTTTTCTACGATGACGAACTGATCCCTGTGGTTTCCGAAAAGGATTCAAGGGAGTCTCGCTTACTAAGTACACTGAGGTGTGTATTTGAGCCCGAAAACGATATGCCTCGAGCGCACGGCACGTTCTTTTATGGAATCACTGGAGAAAACAGGCAGGAGAACGATTCCCCTTCTTGGTACAATCCCCAAGAGGTCAAGGAAGTGTTCCTGATGACCATCGCTCTGTACCGCGCCAATGTGACTGCCGACCAGATCGGTATACTCACGCCCTACATGAAGCAGGTGAAGATGCTGAGGAATATGTTCATTGGCACCGATGTGGTCATGCCCAAGATTGGTTCCGTCGAGGAGTTTCAGGGACAG GAACGAGACATAATGCTCATCTCCACGGTGCGTTCATCAGAGTCGATCCTGCGCATGGATGCCCGGTTATCCTTGGGTTTCGTGCGCTGCGGCAAGCGAATGAACGTGGCCATTTCCCGAGCTCGGGCCATGATGATCATCTTTGGGAATCCCCATCTTCTAGCCGTCGACGAATCTTGGCGCCAGCTCATCCTGTTCTGTGCCAACAATAACGCTTATTTTGGCTGTGACCTGCCACAATCGGTGGTGAATCAGGAAGATGAGGACCCTGTTCGCTTGGAAACATTCGTGCCTTAA